Below is a window of Drosophila nasuta strain 15112-1781.00 chromosome X, ASM2355853v1, whole genome shotgun sequence DNA.
AGTCTAATTGTCTGGTCAATTTTTATTATCGAAAGAATTTCTAATTTCCcagctgtaaataaatgtatttttatttaaatggtGTAATCGCTATCATATAGCacaatcatttatttttaatttgaataataatagttttttatattttaattgtaaatctACTTAAGTACTCAACTCCAAATGAAAACGTAACGCAACTGAATTGTTTCAAGTCGCGCAAAGTTGATTAAAATTTGcacagcctaaaagtatgcaacagttTCTCGAATgcaaagcaacaaagcaaTCGAGCGAgggagagtaagagagagagagagggagagtgctTGCAGGAGTGTTAGTGGAAGTGGGAGTGGGAACGGAAGAGAACCGGTCGATTGACTGACCCAATTAAGCGTATAAGCAAACCGCATGGGAATGTTTATTAGCAAGCAAGCGAGTTCCtcttcccctcctcctccgccttcACCCATCAACTTCCCACTCACCACAACGCGAATTGATTTCGTTGCTTGATTCAGAAAGCGCGAAGCAATAATTTCTCAGTGTCATCGATGCTTAAACTGTTCTTGCGGTCTCTAAACGCAATTTCGTacttgtatctgtatctttagATGTATCTGTAGCTAtatctgtagctgtatctgtagctatatctgtagctgtagctgtatctgtatatTTGTTCTATCTTAAGTTGGCGGCGATTTAACGTTTAGTCAATCAAACACAATGGATACGCAAATTGGGACTTGACAATAACTGACTTTGTGATTGGACtgcatacacaaacacacacacacacacacactcgcagatTTATGCATTAGGCCAATTGATTTGTGACTAGCTCATCGCAGTTTTGCGCTTTCGCCAACGTCACCATATAAAAGTGTTTGCTGGCGGCGCAATGAAACGCATTTAATGCTGGCCACCGCACAGCACAGGATTAAACAACCTCACAGCCTCACACACTCCATTCCCTGCTTCCCCTCATCTATCTAGCTGCAAATGGATAACCAAAAGCTGTCGCCGCtattcttgttgctgtttgttgcatTTGGCTGCATTGCCAACACATTTGGCCAAACATTGGAGGTGCCCACGCGTCGTCTAATGCCACCCGCTTTGCCCTTTGCCGAGAGCTTTGAGCGCTTCGATGACAGCGCAGAGGACAATGTTGACGTTGAGGAGGTCATGCGGCAGACGGGCGAGGAGCTGAGGGAGCTGCTGGGCGAGGAGTTGACCAGCGCTGTGGTGCCGCTGACAGCGGTGCCATTTCTGAGCCTCACACGCCGCCAGCCTGGAATTGTGGCGCCTCGCTCTGGCGTGGAGGCAGCGCTGCAATTTGGTGGTGACGATGACGAGGACAGCGAGGAGGACAGCGATgtcgacgatgatgatgatgatgatgatagtgCCGGGGAAAGCGTTGAAGATGCACAGCCGGAAGCTCAGCCAACGCCTGCGGCACAGCCACAGCTTGTACCTCAAACGCAACCCCAATCTCAACTCCAGCCGCAGCctcagccacagccacagccaccggcgcaacaacagccacaggCTCcgccggcagcagcagcgggaaCACAGTCAACGTATAATCCGTATCGCGACAATTTCCATGACCAAAACACAGATGGCAGCTATGTCTATGGGTGAGTTGCTCAAAACTGTTTCGCCAGCTACCACTTTAGACTTCCACCTCGACTCTTTAGCTACTCGCTGCCCAATGGCGTGCGCCGCTGGGAGCGCGGCTTTCACTCAGCGACCCAGCAGCACGGACTCGTCGTCGAGGGTTTCTATGCACAGCCCCGGCCAGCTGGCCATGGAGTGCGCTATGAGCTGCGCTGCTATCGCGCCGATGCCCAGGGCTATCATCCGCTGGCAGGTAAACAATTTAATGCAGCGTCGTTTTTTTCACATCCGCCCAAGAGTATAAACTTTGCCACTATAAAAATCACGTTTATAGAATTTGTTATGCAACCGCGCAAGCGGATGTTTTGTAAATTGCGCTTAACACTTGCTTTATTTGCAGTCGAGTATCTGGCAGAGCCGCCAATTGTACAACGCTTCCAGCTGCCCAATGTGAGTTGCTTCAATGCCAGTCGACAGCGCCGATGACGAAACTGATGACGATGAACAAACGCCTAACAATAGTtgacaatatttaatttattagctCGATTTtcttatcaattttttttgtgcacgTAATAAAATGAAGTAGCTAAATATGCAAACTAAACTCATTTGTGAACCATTCATTAATAATAAGAAGACGAAACAATAACTCACttgtgcgtatacttaatattcgGAAACTTCATAAAGGACGTATTTAAAGCTCATTTAAAAGGAAAACTTTCACTACACTTTCATATAGCTTAACAGCTACAACTGCTGTGCTAGCCTACCCCATGCACTGCCATTACAGGGTAGCTGAAAGACGTGAGCAAAATGAACTTGATTCCCTTTACCAGGTTTCTTTTGTGCCTCACGTCTGTGTTGGATGTTTATCTGTTTGACAGCTCCACGCGCggaatatgtaaataaaatgtaagagaatgaaatggaatgaaacgCAATGGAACAGTTTGAAATGGAATGGATTGTAATATAAAAGCGAATGGATGCTACTTTtgagaaataaacaaaacttgcGGCGATGATACTCGCCACAAAACTTGGTTTTTGGCTCCGCTGTTGATTTAGGCAAATTTGTGtttaaacaataacaacaagcgCAACTAGAAGATGAGCAGCAGCACAGCGGAGGGATGGGAGATGCGGGGAGAGGAAGTATATTGACAATGGAATTGCGGATGTGACTACCccttaacaataaaacaagaaaaaagcaagtaagaaagctacagtcgactgtgctcgactgtgagatacctgctatccattttcaattaagATAAAGCTGTGTGATAGTATTCtaataatatcaattattattctgaaaaaataccaagctctataattggtatatcgatatactaaaatataccgcattgtacaaaatataccgaattgtcAAGCAACTTCGACAAAAGTTGGTGAAAGTGATATGctgatatactactacatttaaaatataccagattgtcaaacaactaatcataaaatataccgaaagtcAAACGTGGTATACCGATATTCTAgcacatttaaaattactatagaatattgtatatcgatatactaatacatttaaaatataccataaagtacgaAATATACCTGTTTTTCAAGCAagtaaaactaaaatattcgGATGGCTATAactggtatatcgatataataatGTATATGAGATACACCATAGAGTAGTGATACATcgatacaaaatataccagattatcaagCAAACAAGACTAAAATAAACCGAAGGCTATAAGTGGTATAACGATATACTAGtgcattttacaatttagtaaaaaaaatatacaaaactgCAAAGTCCACTTTTtctatacaatattatttccttaataacttctacaagAATATAATATCTACTTTAAGGGCCCAAAGATAACTCCATCTGtctgttacataaatttcctgtACTCACACCGTTAAAATACCCCTCtaaccctatgggtagcgggtataaatatacaaaaaaccaaaagtcGACGAGAAACAATTGCTTGAAATTTGTTGAGCGACTtggacgacgtcgacgtcggaTGTGGACGTGGacgtggatgtggatgtggatgagCGGGGTAAAAGGCGTCGGGCACAAAAGGCGCCTCATCAACGCAACCAGCAACAATGACAGCTAACAAACCGTTAAGTGCCGCAACAAATCgccaaaaattgaaaactgtgGGAATACGACACACGACACCAGACGCCAGACGCGCTGGCCACAAAGCCACAGAACCACAGCAGCCAGCGGCAGTGAAGAGCAAAGAGCAGAGCATCAGCAGCACATCTCCGAAGCACCAAAGAACTCGCTTCCGCCGCGTCGTTTCCCCTCCCCTCTGAGGCACACGCGACACACCCGCGCAGCGATAGAAATCTCGGTCTCCCAACAAAACACGAAACAACCGcgaaataaaaagaagtcGAGAGAAGAACATACAAAACACAATCAGCAAagacaataaaagcaaataaaaagtattttgaaaTGCCATTTGAATTAGAACTTGAAGCGACACAACGCACCAAGCGCCAAGCACCAACCGCTGCGATGCCAAGCGATGTGAAGCGTTGCGATGTGATGTGATGCGATGTGATGCTGGCAACAAGGAAGTGCCACTTCTTGCTGCCACAACAGCGCTGCAAACAACACGAAACTGACTCCGAAGctggaactgaaactgaaaccaaAACGTTGATATGATTTAATATCTGCAaacaaaacattatttttacgTTGAGCTTTAAAAAAGATTGAACCAtctaatcaaaaaaataaatataatattaaagaatttcTCATATCAAATTCAATAGCCTAAAAGTTTCAAAACAATATTGTGAATTCTtgaaaattaagtatacgtcgATGGAGCAAGAATAtcagtttattatttattaataccaaatatttaaagaaacatAGAATGTTATTTTAAGCTTTTTGAATTcgttaaatattatattcttttaaatacgatattatttttattttatatatataataaaggTAACAATATTATCAAGCGGTCAATTAAAATGGAAtgaattaagtatacgcacatAAGTTAAAATAATCATAgcatttgctttaaattgcaatatattaatataaatgctactattttaataattattgttacttattattattttattaaaataacgaatacaatttcttatttcaaTGAGATAAGCCAGAgttttaatattacatttcGATTTTTCTTACAAtgattaatacaaaataattgtgaAGGTCAgtcaaaatgaaataacttCATTAACtttcaattacaataatttgagaaaagcaaaatgttaagtttaggtatttgattttttgtacataaatatctgtaatactatatacatagtatGTTACATATAATACATTTGAATTCGTCACTAAGAAGTGGTGAAtctaaatttgataaattaagCATTCGTACATCTGATTTAGTTATCTatttattaattcaaattttcaaatgtattaagaaaaaaaagtctTAACTTCATCTATTTAACTTTTGtgataaatacttttttgtatctaaaaggaatttaaatattgcttaCAAAGATTGAAGATGAAATTATGTATAAGCcgtgtataaataaattaagtatacgcacacTAAATGAAATAATCTCTTAATATTGCttcaaataaaagtaaatttaaagaaattcaaaaaaaattttcaattccatttcttttattttagataagtatttggaaaatttattgtcttcacatttcaaaatatataagagCAAAATTAGAATTTCGctacattttatataatttacataaatagttagtaaagtacaaaatttaaataaattgcttttaattccATTCAGAATTCTAATTTCCATTgcataaattagaaaattaagTGAATTAAGAACAAACAATTAGCAAGTtgagcagcaaaacaaaaagcgaacGTGACTTTCAGTGTGATTTAAAATGTTGCgactttgttgttgattttttttgttgtttggcatATCTGGTAAGCTGTTGCTAAACATTAATCTAATGCTAAGGGGAATCACGTACAGGTGGAACAACTAAAGACTCTATTTTCTCGCTCTTTGTTCCTCTCTTTATCtatctttcgtttttttttttttgttttatagaaAAATCTCGCTTTGCACTTGCTGCTCTACTCTGTTGTCTAacatgcaatttgcataagcTGTGCCGAAAGCTGGCGACTGGGACAAATTTGTCAGATGACTTTGGCCTAAGCATCGACTCAGTTGGCCAACTTTAAAGCCAACGCAAAACTGCAACAAACTGAAGCGATTGTCAACTGGCAAaacatgtccatgtccatgtccatgttcGTCTCACACTCTTTAGCTGAGGACTTTAGCATATGCTTCACGCATTTGCTCGTTctgaatataatatacaaacacacacacacacacagctgcaaATATAGACACTGTTAGAAAATAAGCATAACATAACATGCTAATGCAtacagagagatagagatagagagagagtaaaTTTAATCAGCAAGcttgtattcaaattgaaagtgAAGCATCTGATGATGAACATAAAGTACTATGATATACACTCTActaaaattgcatatttatgttagcaagcaaaaatatgtatttgttttggaattacattcttaaaatatattttaaaataaaaaggaataaattggatttggatttgattataataaaatatgtaacaGGCCTAGCTttagtttaattgaaataaatagatcaaattaaataatttgtaagtATTCTATTTTTGAGATATATTAATCATCTCAAATTTCTTAAACTTACTACTTTTTTTAAAAGTAAGTTCTGTAATTCTTGGCTTAAGCCAAGATATTAGATACTCTTTTGACTCAactatatttttagatttttatgttaacacttcattttttttttaatatttagaagttaaatgcaataaatagaCGTTTGGCtgatataaaatattcaaaagcTTGAATtcagttaaaataaataacataaataatctGTTTATATTTGTAAGCTCTGAGTTTATTCcgttttgaaatttaattttcaaaaaaaatttatattaaatagatGTTCAATTGCCATAGAAAATTTAACACATAAgccttaaatttaaatgaatttatttgctaatattacatacatttttcattcatctagaatttatattttctatgtaaatactacatttttttctaaatttattcaataatttaatgcaGTATAtagacaaaatataaaattacttaaataatctattcatatttgtatgtaaaacattatttttagaattcaattttcgaaataaatgagcaataaattcaaagtaataatataagTGCTTCTTTTATCAGCCTATATTTTGCGTTCTTTATATAAAcaccaaattttaaaaatatgttcataaatttaatgcagTAAATAGGCATTTTAATggtataaaatattcaatggACACagtttaaattcaatttaagtaaattaattgattttgaaGACCTTTTTAATGATAAACTTTGTAATTCGACTTTTAAAACAgagttgaaaataatatttaaggaACCTAAATTGCTTATATTCGAAACACGTTAATGTTAGacttttaagaatttattatattttaattttatatattgtaccCCTCTccaaaaaaattcattttaagatagaatattaattttattttttgtaattagaATTGTGAAATAGACTTCAAAagagtatttattaaatatacgTCAACGTAGTAGTGAAGTCTTTAATTTGaagtatttaattgtattttattagaAACACTTTATTGTTAGACTTTTtggaatattaattataattataatatattatacatatgtatatattttaagttatattatgttttaatCCATACTTTACACCTTACCTAAAAAACCATTATAATTACTAAAATTGTTCAAAATTCCCTTCTACtctaatgaaattaaaaaattttccaaCTCTCTAGCAGAGTGTCTAGAATGAATGCCTTAAATTGTGTGCAGTTGTTTTGGGCAGTGAAGTGTGTGCTCGACTCGTCGAAAAGTGTTTGACTGATGCGCAAACAAGAAAATAACTCAAGTGGCTGCTGCAAAACTGTTGAAGCCCAAAAATTGTGTGTCAGTAATCAAGTTAAAGGGAAACTTTCCGTTTCCCTTCgaccctcacacacacacaaacacacacacatgtgagaCAAGTTTGTAGATGCGTTCGTTGCTTTTGCCTATAATTGAGCAATTTACACCACAAGATGCCACAGATTCaaaaaagagcgagagaaagagagcaacaactatttgtgttgtgttgttgtgtctgtCCAAGGACCTTTTCAACATTCTGCTGCTGGGAGGCCATCAAACAGTGCGCCGACATTGCTGGAATGCGATAAAAATGTTGAGATTATTTAACCGAAATACTTTCAAATCGAAATCGACCAATATAAATTCATGCCTCAGACACAACTTGCCACAcatagctctctctctctctctctctctctctttctctcgttcTGACATTGCGGAGTGTTTTtaactgtcgactgtcgattGTCTCTGCTATTGACTTTAGGGTTTGGGGTTCAGGAAATGCTGCCAAATGAAATATTGTGCAAAATGCCAAGCTGAGTTTGCCATTTTTGGTTTGTGTCCATTGTGTGCCAGTGCAGAGAACAAACttgaaacaatattttatgcttatatggtta
It encodes the following:
- the LOC132796443 gene encoding uncharacterized protein LOC132796443, with the protein product MDNQKLSPLFLLLFVAFGCIANTFGQTLEVPTRRLMPPALPFAESFERFDDSAEDNVDVEEVMRQTGEELRELLGEELTSAVVPLTAVPFLSLTRRQPGIVAPRSGVEAALQFGGDDDEDSEEDSDVDDDDDDDDSAGESVEDAQPEAQPTPAAQPQLVPQTQPQSQLQPQPQPQPQPPAQQQPQAPPAAAAGTQSTYNPYRDNFHDQNTDGSYVYGYSLPNGVRRWERGFHSATQQHGLVVEGFYAQPRPAGHGVRYELRCYRADAQGYHPLAVEYLAEPPIVQRFQLPNVSCFNASRQRR